A segment of the Leptolyngbya sp. NIES-3755 genome:
GTCAATGTCTTCATCTCCCAAAGCATCTCGCTCAGATTGAATGATTTCGATGACTTCTTTGAAGTAGAGATCGTCCTGAAAGAGTCCGAAAAGCTTTTCCCAAGGATTTCTAGCAAGTGCTGGAATTGGCAAGTTTACCTTCACTGCTTCTGAATCTTGAACCTGCTCAAGCACCATCCTTTTCAGATCTTCGATCGCGCTTTCTCGTGACTCGGCTTTGACTCGGTAGGAGGGGATTTCAAAGACCGAAGCTTCAAACTGCCCCGATTCCAGCGATTTAACTAATAAGGTGAGATTCATATCGAGGATTCACAACGATAGTCTTAGTTTAGCGGCGATCGACATCTCCCATCGAATTCAAGGTGTTGAAAATTTTATTCCTCGTTACACTTAAGCGTATTCGTTACTTCACACTGTGGTTATGTTCCGCCTCTTTTTGCTTGCAGCGCTCAGTTTGGCAACCGTCGGGGCTTGTGTCGCTCCTCAGAAAGTTGCTATCGAACAACGCGCCAATGCTCTCACTCCAACCGAATTGGCGATCGACAATCAATTCGATAGTGCTTCCGATTTTGCCGAAGGTGCAGCACTCGTTCAGTTTGGTCAAGAATTTCGCTATATCGATCATTCGGGTCGGCTAACTGTTACGCCAAAAATGGAGCTAGAAGCCCATGCCCCTTTTTCTGAAGGCTTAGCGCTCGTTCGTCTCAATGGACTATTTGGCTACATGAATCGACAGGGAGATCTTGCGATCGAGCCTCGATACGAGCAAGCTTCCAAATTCCAGGAAGGACTCGCAGCAATTCGGGTGAACTATCAATACGGATTCATCAAACCGACTGGGGAAGTCGTGATCCCGCCTAAGTACCGGATGACATCGGGATTTTCTCAAGGATTTGCAGCGGTGAAGGTGGGCGAGAAATACGGCTACATTGATCAAACTGGAAGAATGGCGATCGAGCCACAATTCGAGGATGCTTGGCGATTTGCTTCTGGATTGGCAACGGCTCGGATTGGGAAGAAGTGGGGCTACATCAATCAAAGTGGAAAGTTTGTGGTTCAGCCGCAGTTTGATGGAGCGTTTAGTTTATCGGATTCAATGGGGCGAGTTCGTGTGGGCAACCAATGGGGCTACGTTGATCCAAGTGGAAAAATCGCGATCGCACCTCAATTTTCTTTTGCCTCTGATTTTTCTAACGGATTAGCTTTAGTTCAAAGTAATGAAAAATGGGGCTACATTGATAAATCTGGAAGGTTTGTGATTCAGCCGAAATATGATTTTGCTGGAAGTTTTTCAGATGGATTAGCGCCTGTCAAAATTGATGATAGATGGGGGTTTATTGATCCGACTGGAAGAATTGCGATCGCACCCCAGTTTGAGGAGGTTGGTTCATTCAACGAAGGGTTAGCTCGCGTCAAATTAAACGAAAAATGGGGCTATATTCGCAAGCCTTGAGAAAATCTATCAGCAGATCAGTAGATGGACTTGATTCTCCTTATTAGAGTGGATTCGATCGCACTCTAGGAAATCACCTGTGGATGTCTACATTCTTGATCTATTGGTCATTGGATTACTGTTGCTGATGGTCACGCTGGGATCGGGATGGATCGCCCGATTACCTCTTTCTTACGCACTGATTTATCTATTAGTTGGAATTATTCTAAGCCCTTATGGACTCAATCTAATTCAAGTTCGCCCAGATGCTAATTTTCTAGAACGAGTTGCTGAGATTGTTGTTCTCATTTCTCTATTTAGTTGTGGACTGAAAATGAGCCGTCCATTGCAATATGGAGCATGGCGATCGACAATCCGATTAATCGGTTTATTGATGCCGATTACCATTTTTGCGGTTGCCGCGATCGCGCATTATATTGTCCGTCTAGATTGGGGCTTATCGATTCTTTTAGGTGCAATTCTCGCTCCCACCGATCCGGTTTTAGCCTCAGAAGTTCAGCTAGAAGATCCGCACGATCGTGATGAATTAAGATTCGGAATTACTTCAGAAGGCGGATTAAACGATGCTCTAGCATTTCCATTTGTTTATTTTGGAATTCACTGGATTGAAAATGAAAGTTGGCGATCGTGGTTTCACAAATGGATTGCGATCGATCTGATTTGGGCGATTTTTGCTGGAATCGTAGTTGGCTTTCTCGTGGCAAAAGCCATTAAGCAAATCGATAAAAGACTTGAACGCTTTCGCACTCCAGACGATTTGATGGAAGATTTCGTCGCTCTGAGCGCAATTTTTATCACGTATGCCCTAACCGAATTAGTTAACGGCTACGGATTCTTAGCGGTCTTTGTTGCTGGGATTGCGATGCGGCGCAGGCGAAACGCTGAATACACTCAAGATCAGTTACACTTCATCGAACGTCTGGAAAAACTCGCAGAAATCGGAACCATTTTGCTGCTCGGATCGATGCTGAGATTTCAACCAATGCTAAGATTTGCGGGGGATGCCTTCGTGATTGCCTTCAGTCTGATCTTCGTGATTCGACCGATCGGCGCTTGGATTAGTACGATCGGCTTAAAAGTCCATCCCGCGACTCGCTGGCTCTACGGCTGGTTCGGAATTCGAGGAGTTGGCTCGATCTACTATCTCGCTTACGCTTTCGGGAATGGGCTAAAAGGAAACGACGGAGAGCAAATTGCCTGGATTACGTTTTGGACGATCGTTCTTTCCGTTCTAATCCACGGTGTCACCTCCACTCCCCTCATGCGCTGGTATGAACGCAATGTGGAACATAACGAAACCCTAGAGGAAAATCCGGCTCAACACGAAGCTTAGACCCGTAAAACCCCTGAAAAATCTAAAAATCAGGGGTTTTTCTGTTGCATCTTGTTACAACCACTTTCCGAAATGTGCGTTTTCGTTCACATTGAGGAACTATAACCCTGAGATAAGGAGTTTCAACATGTCTTTATCCGACACTCAAGTTTTAGTTGCGCTGGTCGTGGCTCTCATTCCGGGAGTCCTCGCTTTTCGGTTAGCAACTGAGCTTTACAAGTAAGGTTCCGACCTGGCAGGAAACAGTTTTAGAAGCAAACGAGCCGATCGCAGAAAGAAACCTGTAAATTCAGTGATCATTTTGCGATGTAGCAAGTAAACTATCTAGGCAAGTTTCCTGCCTGAATGGGTTCTTTCCGCTCAGGTAGGCTGCTAAAGCGACAAAACCTTGCAAGAAACACAACAGTTAAGACCTCGAAAAGTGAGATCTTCTCTTTTTTCTCCGTTTTAAGTTTTGTCTTTTTTGTGACTAGCGCACTTAGTTCACTCGTACTTCTTGATTTTGGGTTCCAGATTTGCAATTTTAGGTAAGCTCTACTAACCAATTAATCAAGTTTTTGATCAATTGAAATCGCGATTCTTTGCTTGCAAGAGGTAAAGAGTTCAGTCGAGCGCTTATTCAAATTGCACGTCGTCACAAGAGTGAATTTCTTCGTGCTTGAGTAGCTTTTTTGCTGTCACGCTATATGAACCCATGAACGCACTTCCCCTACCACAGCCTCCTGAGTCTCCGAAATCTCGTCGTTCTCGCTCTCCAAAATCGTCGCGCCGTTCTCATCAACAGCAAGACCGCGTTTTGGCAGCCGAAGTGATCGCGAAACTCAGCGTCAATCTCGTGATTTCTGGAGCCGCGATCGCTGCTCTCGTACAGTTAATTCCTTATAGTCTCAATCAACAGGCAAAACTAAAAGAAATCCAAGCCGAAGTTCAAACCGCAGATACGAGGGTGTCTCGGTTGAAGACTAACTTTAATCGTTATTTTGATCCTCAACAGGCGAATGCGATCGTGCAGGAGCAAACGAATCGGGCTGACCCGAATCAGCGTCTAGTCGTCTTAGGAGATTCGGATTCGCCTGTACAAGTCACTGAACCGACTACGGCGCAAAATCCTTAGTTTAAATATGGAAACTGTTGAAGCGTCGGGATGGATTCATCTCGGCGTTTTTGCATGAAAAAATCGCACTCCATAACAGAATGCGATTTAGGTAGAATTTAGAGTGATTTCACAGACACTTCAGGGTCAGTTTCTACCGTTTCGACCCTGTAGGTGAATGATTGACCTTCAGGACTTGTGGAAGCGTGTCGAGCAAAAGAGGTTTCGCTGTGCCAAACCGGGATTTTAGGAAATTCCCAATCCGGTTCAAAAACGGGAGTTGCGAGTGAACACGCTTTCCAGGTGCTCTGGACAGAAACATTGAGTTGGCTACAGTGCCCTCCACGCCGTCCTTCGGGGGAATAAAAACGGCAATGGCGACAAGTCGAGGTGAAGGCATCGTTACTTTTCATTTCTCGGACGATTGCGATAATAAGTGTGAAACGGCAGGACTACTTCTTAAGGAAGTCTTTGGTGTTGTTATGGATTGCTGCGAATTGAGAAACAGTTAGCGAAAAAGTTCACTCATTTCAAAGGGTGTTATGAATGAGCAATAGAAATTTCACGAAGAGGGCAGTTTCTAATCTCTATTGTGAATTGTGTTTCAAGTGACCTATTGTCATGAAATCCTTGGAAATCGCTGCTAGTTCTCGGTTGTAGAGGCTAGTTTTGAAAATAGGGTTTCATATTGTTTTTAGAATTCGGGGATCACTCTAAAGGCAGAGGAAGCTATTCTAAAATTCGATCGAAGGCAATTCGAGACGACGAAGAACAGAACGGGGATCATAGAGAATACAATTCAATCTCCCTTTCTATCCATTAGGTATTCCCAAATTCGTCTGACAATGAAAACGCTTTTATATTCTGAAATCATCCTATTTCCTAATAATCTATATTCATCAGTGTGTTTGATAGGAACAAATTGCCCTTCTGAAAAGAGGAATAATTCTCTCTAGTCATATAGACGGTTTACAGATTTCTAAAAGTATGCGGGTCGGCAAATTCTCACAATTTCTTCACTCAAAATCGCAAGTATTCTTCACCAAAAATGGCTAAATTTGTCGGAGTGCCTGAACGGTCTCTTGTACAGAACGGGCAGCTCGATCGATGTCTGCTTCAGTATTAAATCGTCCAATTCCGAACCGAATCGACGCAAACGCTAAGTTTTTTGGAACGCCGATCGCGCTCAGCACATGAGACGGTTCAATTTTCGCTGAGGTACAAGCAGACCCAGAGGAAACCGCGATCGACGATTGCAATCCCAGCAATAACGCCTGTCCGTCCACCCCTTCGACGCTGATGTTCAAATTTCCTGGTAAGCGCTGAGTTGGATGTCCGTTTAGATGAACGCCTTCAATCTGCAACTGTTCCCACAAGCGATCGCGCAATTTGCCAATTTGAAGCATTTCCGAAGTTGGATCAGAAATCTCGATCGCTTTCCCCAATCCAACAATTAAAGGCGTGTAGAGCGTTCCCGATCGCATTCCTCGCTCGTGTCCGCCTCCGTGTAACTGTGCTGAAACTTGAACTCTAGGATTCTTGCGCCGCACGTACAAAGCACCAATGCCTTTTGGAGCATAAAGCTTGTGCCCGGTGATCGACATCAAATCAATGTTCTTAACTGTGAGGGGAACTTTCCCGATCGCTTGTGCCGCATCGGTGTGAAAAAGAATGTTTCGACTGTGGCAAAGTTCGCCAATTTTGTCGATCGGATGAATCACGCCAATTTCATTGTTTGCCACCATGACCGAAACCAAAATCGTATCTTCGCGCATGGCGTTTTCGAGTTCCGTCAGATTGATTAAACCAAAGCGATCGACTCCCAAGTAAGTCACTTCAAATCCAAGCGATTCCAAATATCGACAAGGATCTAACACAGCATTATGTTCAGTCTGAACCGTGATAATGTGTCGCCCTTGATTGAAATACGCTTCTGCGACTCCTTTGATTGCTAAGTTATTCGCCTCAGTTGCACCGCTCGTAAAGATGACTTCTTCGGGTGTGGCGTGAATGGTTTCAGCAATGATTTCTCGTGCTTGTGTCACGGCGGCTTCTGCTTCCCAGCCATAGGCATGAGTCACACTTGCAGGATTGCCATAATGCTCAGTGAAGAAAGGAAGCATTGCAGCTAAAACGCGATCGTCTACCCGTGTGGTTGAATGATTATCGAGATAAATCGGACGCATATCTTAATCACAGGGCTACTGAATGACCAATCCGTTTGATCTGTATGAGCAAATTCTATTTACAGGCTATACCGAAGATGAAATTTTGGAGATGGAATTGTTGATGTCAGATTGGAATCAGGCAACCTATCAAACGATCGCTCATAGTATTGTTGACCATGCAGAGCGACATGGATTCTCCGGAGAGTATCTAAGGTATCTTCGCAAGGCAAAGAATTTCAATAAAAAAGGTGCGAGACAGAAAGTTCTATCCGATGGGGCAATAAGATGGAACAAAGGGTTTGAATTTCTAATCGAGCGCTCTGGCAAAATTGTTTCATACGGCGAAAACTAGCGGTCTATGAATAAACGACTTCTTTCACAGCCATCTTCTGATCTAATCCATATTAGTAAATTGGTAGAACAGTTAAATCTGGACTATCAAGCAATGCGATCGCAGCGTCATCAACTAGCGCAATGGGAAGAAGACCAGGATTTTAGTATTTTGGGTGAGATTGAGCTATTTGCAACGAAGATCCAAGGGTATGCAAGTCAGGTAATGACCCAGAACTTTCAAGAATCGATCGATGAAATGGCTCAACAGCTTAAACAACTGAAGCTCTTTGAAATTGAATATTTTGCAGACTGGTACTTTACTCAGAGTGCTAAATATTCACAGATAAAAGCATATATCGAGGCGCAAAATTATCTAAGGCTTTTGCTCCTAGAGTATCTCAATCAACATTCTTCTTTGCAGTCAGCAGTGTGATTCCTCTTTCACAGTCTTTCTCTAGGCTTCAGTTCGGTTAGAAATCGATCTGCTTCAGCTAAATGGCGTGGCTGGCTCTAGAGTGACCTCAAATACGTTAGCAAATGCGATCGCAATTTCTCGTTTGACTTCGTCGATCGTGATTCCTGGTACAAATTGCTCAAGACTCCCAACGGCTTTATCTGAAATACCACAGGGAACAATGCGATCGAATCCACTTAAATCGGGATTCACATTCAGAGCAAATCCGTGCATGGTGATCCAGCGACTGACTTTAATGCCGATCGCAGCTAACTTTCGATCTTTTACCCAAACTCCAGTAAGTCCCGAAATTCGCGTTCCTGATAGTCCATACACCGCTAAAACTCGAATGATTACTTCCTCTAACTGTCGAAGATACCAATGCAAATCTCGCTGATAGTAGTTCAGATTTAGAATCGGATAGCCCACAATCTGACCGGGACAATGATAAGTGACTTCTCCGCCGCGCTCGATGCGATGAAGTTCGTACTCAGAGTGATTTGGATCGAACTTGAGAAACCCAAGATCAGAGCCTTGTCCTAACGTATAAACCGGGGAATGCTCTAGCAGGATTAAAATATCACTGAGATCCGAATTCTGTTTCCGTGCATCTACCAGCGATCGCTGCCAATCCCAAGCCGTTTTGTAAGCAGTCAAACCTTCAGAGTAGAGAAGACACGATCGCATGAAAGATATTGATCCCAAACACTTCACTCTGAAACATTTTCGTTTAAAGATCAAGCGAGAAACAGATGAAATTACCGAATACTGCGAATCAAGAATTATCAACAGATGCAAAAGATTTTTAACGGAATGGTTTGCCAGAATACAAAGTGCTAGTGTGAAGTTAATCACCCACCACTTCAGGGGAGGAAATAGCTTATATGAAGCTTGTGATCCAGGGAAAGAATATCGAGATTACGGACGCGATTCGAGAGTACGTTCATCAGAAAATCGAGAAAGCAGTGAGCCATTATCAAACCCTCACAACCGAAGTCGATGTTCATCTCTCTGTTAGTCGTAACCCCCGTCTTGTCAAACAAATCGCTGAAGTTACGATCTACGCGAATGGCACTGTTGTTCGAGCCGAAGAAGGGAGCGAAAATCTGTATGCAAGCATCGATTTAGTAGCAGATAAAATTGCTCGTCGCTTGCGGAAATATAAAGAAAAAAGATCAAATCATCGACATGAAAAGAACACGGAAACTTTGAGCGATCAGCCTGTGGTTGGAGAGTTGGATCTCAACCGAGAGCCAGAACTTCCCGCACAAGTGGTTCGCACCAAGTATTTCTCAATGCCGCCGATGACCGTGGAACAAGCGATCGAGCAGCTTGAACTGGTGGGACATGATTTCTATATGTTCCGCAATGTCGAAACGGGCGAAATCAATGTTGCCTATGAGCGTAATCACGGCGGATTTGGAGTGATCCAGCCTCGCAACAGCAACGGACACACTCATCATCACAATGGCAACGGGAAAACCACTGCCGACACGGTACATTCGCTCACAAGATAATGACAACGGGGGTGCGGTCAAACGTGCCCCTTTTTGTTAAGACAATCTGAGGTTTTGAACAGCTAAATCAAAACAGTTTGATAATCCAACATTATCAATTCTCAGATTGAAGACTCTACAGTTTCAACGAGATCAAATTGCTTCGATTAATTAATAGGAATTGCTTGATCCTTTGAACTCTGCATTACAAAGAATTAGGCTGATTTTCTATTACTTGAAATCGGAGACAAATTGTTATTTCTAATATCCAAGGAGGATAGTATGAGCAGTAACTCAACTGGCATCCGAAGTGTGGCGATCGTAGGTCCTTATCTCAGCGGCAAAACGACGCTACTTGAAAGCTTGCTCTGGGTCACCAATGCGGTTTCTCGCAAAGGCACAGTGCAAGACAAGAACACGGTCGGAGATAGCAGCCCTGAATCCCGCGATCGCCAAATGACGGTTGAAATTAACACCGCTTTCACGACTTACGAAGATGTGCGGTTTACGTTCCTTGACTGTCCTGGCTCGGTTGAATTCGCTCAGGAAACTTTAAATGCACTGATTGGCGTGGATGCCGTAGTCGTTGTGACTGAACCCCTTGTCGATCGAGTTCTGACACTCTCGCCATTGTTCAAATTCCTGGATGATTGGGAAATTCCGCACTTAGTGTTCTTCAACAAAATGGATCGCGCTGATGTGGACTTTATGGAAGTGCTTCATGCGCTGAAAACCGTGTCGAGTCGTCCATTGATTCCGCATCAATATCCGATCGGGCGTGGAGAATCGCTGACTGGATTTATTGATTTAGTCACGGAGCAAGCTTATCACTATCATCCGGGCGCACCTGCTGATCCAGTTCCTTTCCCCGAAGACCTCAAGGATCAAGAGCAACTGGCACGAATGGAAATGCTCGAAACCTTGGCAAACTGGGACGATCATCTCTTAGAAGAACTGTTAGAAGAGATTGAACCGCCTGAAGATGAAATTGTGCAAGATTTGAAAATGGAACTGGGTGCAGACTTGATTGTGCCTGTGTTCTTTGGATGTGCCGATCGAGATTTTGGGGTCCGTCCGCTACTCTCTGCATTACTGCGGGAAACACCAGAACCGGATACCATTGCAGAACATCGCGGCATCAAACCAGGCAACACCGAAATTGCTCAAGTTCTGAAGACTTACCACACACAGCAGGGCGGAAAGCTTTCACTGGTTCGAGTTTGGCAAGGAACAATCACCGATGGTATGACGCTCAATAGTGTTCGCATCGGTGGAATGTATCGCCTGATGGGTCAACAGCAACAAAGTGTCAATTCTGCTCAAGCAGGTGAGATTGTTGCTCTCGCTCGAATGGAAGGAATCAAAACTGGAGAGACATTGTCTACCGGACAAGTCAAAGCACTTCCAAAACCGGAACAAATCAGACCTGTATATGCAATGGCAATTCAGGCAGAGAAGCGCAATGACGAAGTAAAACTCACAGGAACATTGGCGAAACTGCTCGAAGAGGATTGTGGTATCTGTTGGGAACAACATGGCGATACGCATGAAATCATTCTGTGGGGACAGGGTGAAATTCATTTGCAAGTTGCACTCGATCGATTACGACGCAAGTATAATCTGCCCATGTCTACGCATCTCCCGCAAGTTCCCTACAAAGAAACCGTTCGCAAAGCCACTAATTCACACGGACGCTACAAGCACCAAACGGGAGGACATGGACAGTTCGGAGATGTCTATCTCGACATTCAACCTGTGTCGCGGGGGGACGGCTTCCAATTCGGTGAAAAGATTGTCGGCGGTGTAGTTCCCAAACAGTACATTCCGGGTGTCGAAATGGGTGTACGGGAATATCTTTCAACAGGCCCGCTTGGATTCCCAGTGGTTGATGTTGCAGTCACACTGACGAATGGTTCCTATCACAGCGTTGATAGTTCGGAGCAAGCCTTTAAGCAAGCGGCTCGAATTGCGATGCAAGAAGGGATGGCGAAATGCGAACCTGTACTGTTAGAGCCGATCGTGCGAGTCACGGTCTCTGTTCCAACGGATTTCACCTCGAAAGTGCTGCGGCTCTCTAGTGGTCGTCGCGGTCAGGTGATGGGCTATGACAGTAAAGACGGTTGGGTTGGTTGGGATGATGTGATTGTATTGTTACCACAGGCAGAAATGCACGATTTGATTGTGGAACTGCGATCGCAAACCATGGGGGTCGGATTCTTCCAATACGAATTCGATCATCTACAAGAAGTCCCCGATAAGTTGGCGGAGCGAGTTCTGGTAACGACGGGCAAATCGAAATAAACTGCATTGAGCTTGGGAACGATAACGAAAGCCTTCTCGAATTTGAGGAGGCTTTACTGTTTCACTCAAGCCTTAACTATGCGAAAAACGGCTCTCACTTTCAGTCTCATTGCAGCAGGTTTGTTTTCTGGGATTGTTTCATCTGCTGAAGCGACTCCTGTTCAGCTTGCTCAACAGAGACGATTAGAATTTCAAGGCTGGGATTTTTATGCAAGTAACATTAGTTATATTGCTTCACATGGCAAAACCGAAGCAAGAATTACTTTGAATGTTCGGAATCTCACTGGTGGCAGAGCATCTCTCAGAGCTGATGAAATTGATCTAATTCGTCGCGTCATGCTAGTTGATGCTCACGGCAATGCCTATTCCAATGATGGGTTTGATGAGGATAGGTTACTCGGCAAGTCCTTTTTCTTTGGTGAAGCTGTAGCAATTGATCTTTCTTTTAATGCCCCGCCTGCTTTGCATCCTCGGTTTCTGTTAATTGAGCGATCGCAAGGTGATCCAATTCGTCTTCCCTGTAATTGAGAGAATTTTAGACCCGTGGTTTTCACAAGCTGCGGGTTCTTTTTTGTGTCACATTAATGAATATGTGATCTTATGTGAAGCGCGATGGAACTCAAGGTTTTACCGAAACAGGCACTTCTTGCCAAAACGTTTCATTGGATTAATGTGGTTAGTTTATTCGTGATGCTGACCAGCGGATTGCAAATCTACAATGCCAATCCGGTGTTTGGAGGTAGAGCAGGAATTCCAATTCCGCCGATTTTTACTTTGGGCGGGTGGTTAGCAGGGGGGCGCGACTGGCACTTTGCAGGAATGGGAATCTTTTCGCTCAATTTGCTTTGGTATGGAATTTATATAATTGTGACGCGGCGATGGCAGCATCGATTTGTGGGCGCGAATGATGTGAAGGCGCTCCAGACCGGGAAGAATCCGAAGCGGAAATATTATGCTTGGCATCGGGTGGCTTATACCGCGATCGTTCCCATTCTTCTCCTCGCGATTCTCAGCGGCATCGGTATGTACAAACCCGCTCAATTTCCTTGGATTGTGGATATGTTTGGAGATTGGCAAGCGTTGAGGATTGTCCATTTCTCTAGTGTTCCGACCGTGATTGGATTCGCGATCGTTCATTCTTTTCTCGCGCTCAAAGTTGGTGGTTCTCGCCTGATTGATTCAATGTTCTGGTAAGGGTTAATGCAGAATTTTTCGCGACGTGACCTTCTTAAAATTGCTGGCGTTTCAGGTTCGGGACTGATTCTAGGTGGCTGTGGTGTTCCGCTTTTTGCAGATGTAGCAGGCGCACTCACAGAACCATTCAATCAAAAGATCGAGGAACTATTACTGAAGCCTGAAACGCCCGTTCCTGAATTTGCGGCGAATCAGATCGAGCCAGATAAATTAATCGTGAATACCTTTGGATTCACACCTGTGATTGATCCAGAGAAATTTCAATTAATCATTGATGGCGAAGTCAATCAGCCGTTGTCGCTCAGTTTGAATGAGATTTACAAATTGCCACTCACTTCGATGATTACTCGTCTCGTTTGCGTCGAGGGATGGGCAGCGATCGCACAGTGGGGCGGTGTTCGATTACGAGATTTGATTCAACTCGCGCAACCGAAACCAGAAGTTCAGTACGTTTATTTTCAATCTGCCGATCGCTATTCCGAGAGTTGGGATATTCGATCGTGCCTCCATCCTCAAACGTTGATGGCGTATCAGAAGAATGGGGAACCGTTACCGATCGAGAATGGTGCGCCGCTACGATTAGCATCGCCGATCAAGCTGGGATACAAGCAGAGTAAATGGGTG
Coding sequences within it:
- a CDS encoding small GTP-binding protein (similar to AA sequence:cyanobase_aa:LBDG_45030), with protein sequence MSSNSTGIRSVAIVGPYLSGKTTLLESLLWVTNAVSRKGTVQDKNTVGDSSPESRDRQMTVEINTAFTTYEDVRFTFLDCPGSVEFAQETLNALIGVDAVVVVTEPLVDRVLTLSPLFKFLDDWEIPHLVFFNKMDRADVDFMEVLHALKTVSSRPLIPHQYPIGRGESLTGFIDLVTEQAYHYHPGAPADPVPFPEDLKDQEQLARMEMLETLANWDDHLLEELLEEIEPPEDEIVQDLKMELGADLIVPVFFGCADRDFGVRPLLSALLRETPEPDTIAEHRGIKPGNTEIAQVLKTYHTQQGGKLSLVRVWQGTITDGMTLNSVRIGGMYRLMGQQQQSVNSAQAGEIVALARMEGIKTGETLSTGQVKALPKPEQIRPVYAMAIQAEKRNDEVKLTGTLAKLLEEDCGICWEQHGDTHEIILWGQGEIHLQVALDRLRRKYNLPMSTHLPQVPYKETVRKATNSHGRYKHQTGGHGQFGDVYLDIQPVSRGDGFQFGEKIVGGVVPKQYIPGVEMGVREYLSTGPLGFPVVDVAVTLTNGSYHSVDSSEQAFKQAARIAMQEGMAKCEPVLLEPIVRVTVSVPTDFTSKVLRLSSGRRGQVMGYDSKDGWVGWDDVIVLLPQAEMHDLIVELRSQTMGVGFFQYEFDHLQEVPDKLAERVLVTTGKSK
- a CDS encoding hypothetical protein (hypothetical protein Npun_R3578;~similar to AA sequence:cyanobase_aa:LBDG_55840), whose amino-acid sequence is MELKVLPKQALLAKTFHWINVVSLFVMLTSGLQIYNANPVFGGRAGIPIPPIFTLGGWLAGGRDWHFAGMGIFSLNLLWYGIYIIVTRRWQHRFVGANDVKALQTGKNPKRKYYAWHRVAYTAIVPILLLAILSGIGMYKPAQFPWIVDMFGDWQALRIVHFSSVPTVIGFAIVHSFLALKVGGSRLIDSMFW
- a CDS encoding molybdopterin-binding oxidoreductase (similar to AA sequence:cyanobase_aa:LBDG_55850), encoding MQNFSRRDLLKIAGVSGSGLILGGCGVPLFADVAGALTEPFNQKIEELLLKPETPVPEFAANQIEPDKLIVNTFGFTPVIDPEKFQLIIDGEVNQPLSLSLNEIYKLPLTSMITRLVCVEGWAAIAQWGGVRLRDLIQLAQPKPEVQYVYFQSADRYSESWDIRSCLHPQTLMAYQKNGEPLPIENGAPLRLASPIKLGYKQSKWVTRITLVSKLGRSRGYWEDQGYEWFAGL